Part of the Methanomicrobia archaeon genome is shown below.
TGTCCTGGAAGCAAACGAGACGTATTCCTATACCATTACCACCGGCTCGTATCCGCAGATCATCCACGCTTCATCGTACAACGCAACCAGCGGGTCCATCACCTGCATCTCATTCGTGGACGTGAACGGCAAGCAGTACGAGGGTTGGATACCGGCGATGCGGCTGGAATGACGAGAAAAAGGAGACAAATCCGGGCGGCATACTACATGAAAAGACAAAACCGAAAAGGTAGATTGGGTGGATTTTTATTTGTATTTTTGATTGTAACGTCCGTGTTCGTAGTCTCTGTGGGTAGTGTTCTCATTCCAGTCATTAACGATACCGATGAGGTTTTAGAGGAAACTGCGATTGATAATTCACTATCTGAGGGATCTTTATTAAAAGGCAACACAGCTTCGAGTATGAACCGCTCAAAAGAGATTGATGATGTGCTTGCTGATAATAAATACCCATTTTTATTCTTCTCTGCTGATTGGTGCGGTTTTTGCAAGCAGCAGAAGCCGATTCTAGAGGAGCTTGCGCAGGAATACGGTGATTTGATCGAGTTCATCTGGCTCACCGAGGAAGATGC
Proteins encoded:
- a CDS encoding thioredoxin; this encodes MNRSKEIDDVLADNKYPFLFFSADWCGFCKQQKPILEELAQEYGDLIEFIWLTEEDA